The following are from one region of the Salminus brasiliensis chromosome 14, fSalBra1.hap2, whole genome shotgun sequence genome:
- the lrrc23 gene encoding leucine-rich repeat-containing protein 23 has translation MSLTDEDELLHGDSEEEGQKEDVQEDETPEQDQIEPCPLTQDTIAQGLSLLCRTGNGLAHAFVKADLKDRRLTDIVLLSSFLHLRFLDISSNFLTDFSPLAALTQLLWLKADGNQLKGFRGQPLGQLTYLQWLSLAVNRLGDTEGLGGPALESLNLIGNGIQRVSGLEYQRLTNLVTLELRGNSLETTDGIYLPNLRHLYLAQNKIKQLEGLEKLERLTTLHLRDNQLETLDGLSPSMKSLQYLNIRGNLLSSRQALQGLVGVAHTLRAIVLADNPLSEMEDYRLFVLTHLPLLERVDKEQVSSEERTEAQERVKEFEDSTEQEDQ, from the exons ATGTCACTAACTGATGAAGACGAGCTGTTGCACGGTGATTCTGAAGAAGAGGGGCAGAAGGAAGACGTTCAAGAGGATGAAACGCCTGAACAGGATCAG ATTGAGCCCTGTCCCCTGACACAGGACACGATAGCCCAAGGCCTGTCTTTGCTGTGCCGCACAGGAAATGGGCTTGCCCATGCATTTGTCAAAGCCGACCTAAAAGACAG GCGTCTGACTGATATCGTCTTGCTGAGCTCCTTTCTCCATCTGCGTTTCTTGGACATCTCCTCCAATTTCCTCACAGACTTCTCTCCACTGGCTGCCTTAACACAGCTGCTGTGGCTAAAGGCCGATGGCAATCAGCTTAAAGGGTTCAGAGGTCAGCCGCTGGGTCAGCTCACGTACCTGCAGTGGCTCAGCCTAGCGGTCAATCGTCTGGGTGATACGGAGGGGCTTGGTGGGCCTGCCCTGGAAAGCCTTAATCTTATTG GTAATGGCATTCAGAGGGTGTCTGGCCTTGAGTATCAAAGGCTGACTAATTTGGTGACACTGGAGCTGAGAGGGAACAGTTTAGAAACTACAGATGGCATTTACCTCCCCAACTTGCGTCATCTTTACCTG GCTCAGAACAAAATAAAACAGTTAGAAGGTCTGGAGAAACTGGAGCGCTTAACCACTCTTCACCTCAGAGACAACCAGCTCGAAACACTTGATGGATTGAGTCCCAGTATGAAATCTCTGCAGTACCTCAATATCAG GGGCAACTTGCTAAGTTCCCGGCAGGCACTGCAAGGCCTGGTGGGCGTTGCGCACACACTGCGGGCCATCGTGTTGGCAGACAACCCTCTGTCAGAGATGGAGGACTACCGGCTCTTTGTGCTCACACACCTCCCACTTCTTGAAAGGGTTGACAAGGAGCAGGTCTCCTCTGAGGAGAGGACTGAGGCTCAGGAAAGAGTAAag GAATTTGAAGACTCCACAGAACAAGAGGACCAGTAA
- the LOC140576997 gene encoding uncharacterized protein isoform X1 — MIIIMIIIFLNIIITATVHVIQAVRKRAGGNTCGITMSANPGEIPQTTNSDYTNRGCETRSGMANPPAPSVPKLPSVRKKKAVLHFDLNNTILVSDAVTKQGTVAALEYFLSTVTWGRMAKGKWEWMCETPSLLPPCEGAVTYYSHFGRVAGFTTGPGKRFRKVLEEHLELLQWPAHLQPDKELSVRGEDGKLYHWILPSFFQLLQDLASQGLEFSIVFRTFGTDLPRVLKVVQQALEQGTHPLFPDLPALKLSVKATAGRIRCSNKGAVLTCGEERVSARDGERSLYQYMSSSQGLSGFQDHFDWWARNTYSILGGKPLWIDPFDSTVQHIFIDDNIRQNDEDTIVHPKVFLDPEGSATRTASTSELYDLCLIQNDLLRAISDPTYFTQRIHICMENYERNLQQGLS; from the exons atgattattattatgattattatttttttaaatataataatcacAGCGACCGTACATGTCATTCAGGCAGTTAGAAagcgag CGGGGGGAAATACTTGTGGCATCACAATGTCTGCCAATCCTGGTGAAATACCACAGACCACCAACAGCGATTACACCAACAGAGGGTGTGAAACACGCTCCGGCATGGCTAATCCTCCAGCTCCCTCAGTTCCAAAGTTGCCATCAGTCAGGAAGAAGAAAGCAGTGCTGCACTTCGACCTCAACAACACCATCCTGGTTTCTGATGCTGTTACAAAACAAGGAACGGTTGCTGCTCTTGAATACTTTCTGTCCACGGTGACTTGGGGACGGATGGCAAAAG GAAAATGGGAGTGGATGTGTGAGACTCCATCACTTCTTCCACCCTGCGAGGGTGCTGTGACGTACTACTCTCACTTTGGTAGAGTAGCAGGCTTCACCACTGGGCCGGGCAAGCGATTCCGAAAAGTCCTTGAGGAGCATCTTGAGCTCTTGCAGTGGCCTGCCCACCTGCAGCCAGACAAGGAGCTCTCCgtgagaggagaagatggtaaGCTATACCACTGGATTCTTCCCTCCTTCTTCCAGCTGCTACAGGACCTGGCTTCCCAGGGGTTGGAATTTTCCATCGTGTTCCGCACATTTGGCACGGACCTGCCTCGTGTCCTGAAGGTTGTTCAGCAAGCCCTTGAGCAAGGGACCCACCCACTCTTCCCTGACCTACCAGCTCTAAAG TTAAGCGTGAAAGCAACAGCAGGCCGGATCAGGTGCAGCAACAAGGGTGCAGTTCTGACTTGTGGGGAGGAGCGTGTGTCCGCACGAGATGGGGAGCGGAGCTTGTATCAGTACATGAGCTCTTCACAAGGACTGAGTGGCTTCCAAGATCACTTTGACTG GTGGGCACGAAACACATACTCCATTTTGGGAGGAAAACCACTGTGGATTGACCCTTTTGACTCCACAGTCCAGCACATTTTTATCGACGACAACATTCGGCAAAATGATGAAGACACTATTGTACATCCTAAG GTGTTTTTGGATCCAGAGGGTTCAGCGACCCGAACAGCCTCTACTTCAGAACTGTATGACCTGTGTCTGATTCAGAATGACCTCCTCAGAGCCATTTCTGACCCCACCTACTTCACCCAGCGCATACACATCTGCATGGAGAACTATGAGAGGAATCTTCAGCAGGGATTGAGCTAG
- the LOC140576997 gene encoding uncharacterized protein isoform X2 yields the protein MSANPGEIPQTTNSDYTNRGCETRSGMANPPAPSVPKLPSVRKKKAVLHFDLNNTILVSDAVTKQGTVAALEYFLSTVTWGRMAKGKWEWMCETPSLLPPCEGAVTYYSHFGRVAGFTTGPGKRFRKVLEEHLELLQWPAHLQPDKELSVRGEDGKLYHWILPSFFQLLQDLASQGLEFSIVFRTFGTDLPRVLKVVQQALEQGTHPLFPDLPALKLSVKATAGRIRCSNKGAVLTCGEERVSARDGERSLYQYMSSSQGLSGFQDHFDWWARNTYSILGGKPLWIDPFDSTVQHIFIDDNIRQNDEDTIVHPKVFLDPEGSATRTASTSELYDLCLIQNDLLRAISDPTYFTQRIHICMENYERNLQQGLS from the exons ATGTCTGCCAATCCTGGTGAAATACCACAGACCACCAACAGCGATTACACCAACAGAGGGTGTGAAACACGCTCCGGCATGGCTAATCCTCCAGCTCCCTCAGTTCCAAAGTTGCCATCAGTCAGGAAGAAGAAAGCAGTGCTGCACTTCGACCTCAACAACACCATCCTGGTTTCTGATGCTGTTACAAAACAAGGAACGGTTGCTGCTCTTGAATACTTTCTGTCCACGGTGACTTGGGGACGGATGGCAAAAG GAAAATGGGAGTGGATGTGTGAGACTCCATCACTTCTTCCACCCTGCGAGGGTGCTGTGACGTACTACTCTCACTTTGGTAGAGTAGCAGGCTTCACCACTGGGCCGGGCAAGCGATTCCGAAAAGTCCTTGAGGAGCATCTTGAGCTCTTGCAGTGGCCTGCCCACCTGCAGCCAGACAAGGAGCTCTCCgtgagaggagaagatggtaaGCTATACCACTGGATTCTTCCCTCCTTCTTCCAGCTGCTACAGGACCTGGCTTCCCAGGGGTTGGAATTTTCCATCGTGTTCCGCACATTTGGCACGGACCTGCCTCGTGTCCTGAAGGTTGTTCAGCAAGCCCTTGAGCAAGGGACCCACCCACTCTTCCCTGACCTACCAGCTCTAAAG TTAAGCGTGAAAGCAACAGCAGGCCGGATCAGGTGCAGCAACAAGGGTGCAGTTCTGACTTGTGGGGAGGAGCGTGTGTCCGCACGAGATGGGGAGCGGAGCTTGTATCAGTACATGAGCTCTTCACAAGGACTGAGTGGCTTCCAAGATCACTTTGACTG GTGGGCACGAAACACATACTCCATTTTGGGAGGAAAACCACTGTGGATTGACCCTTTTGACTCCACAGTCCAGCACATTTTTATCGACGACAACATTCGGCAAAATGATGAAGACACTATTGTACATCCTAAG GTGTTTTTGGATCCAGAGGGTTCAGCGACCCGAACAGCCTCTACTTCAGAACTGTATGACCTGTGTCTGATTCAGAATGACCTCCTCAGAGCCATTTCTGACCCCACCTACTTCACCCAGCGCATACACATCTGCATGGAGAACTATGAGAGGAATCTTCAGCAGGGATTGAGCTAG